The following are from one region of the Knoellia sp. p5-6-4 genome:
- a CDS encoding HNH endonuclease signature motif containing protein, with protein MEENLSHGPTLAEHRERIAAAHSSLSALGEVLWQTPSGGGPDGLAGLVSEVDALGMACDAVRVAVVREAMDRGETSGGAAAMTVTQWVRHHAPSTRAGGAGTIVSVAQGFQKRVNAPVKEAVDAGRLPVWSAAAVVSEADKLRPLLAEGAEPHVLEGLVSMAEQHGPSGCRMLRDALLARYGRQGVLQDQQNLGKAFISLSQPRETGAETFEYRLTLDVEGKAALEAALGPLSAPKPVDGERDLRSSDRRRGDALVTLARRAVAAGDEAGRTNKTTLLLTMSYDDLRNRLGAATTLGGLDAGTHLAPETVRRLCCDGSVIPIVLNGRGEVVDWGLEKRYLSDAQTKRLWLRDGGCTYPGCDAPPQWTDAHHLVHWADAGPSNLGNAALLCERHHTVVHNRRYAGRVVKDAPGERVEWDLTRGSYDELLARRAAQEPA; from the coding sequence ATGGAGGAGAACCTGAGCCACGGCCCGACCTTGGCCGAGCACCGCGAACGGATCGCGGCTGCGCACTCCTCCCTGTCCGCGCTCGGTGAGGTGCTGTGGCAGACGCCGTCGGGCGGCGGGCCCGACGGGCTGGCCGGGCTGGTGAGCGAGGTCGACGCGCTGGGCATGGCGTGCGATGCGGTGCGGGTCGCGGTGGTGCGGGAGGCGATGGACCGCGGGGAGACCTCCGGTGGGGCGGCGGCGATGACGGTGACCCAGTGGGTGCGCCACCACGCGCCGTCGACGAGGGCCGGTGGGGCGGGGACCATCGTCAGCGTCGCGCAGGGGTTCCAGAAGCGGGTCAACGCCCCAGTGAAGGAGGCGGTGGACGCGGGCCGGCTGCCGGTGTGGTCGGCGGCGGCGGTCGTCTCGGAGGCGGACAAGCTGCGGCCGCTGCTGGCCGAGGGCGCCGAACCCCACGTGCTCGAGGGCCTGGTCAGCATGGCCGAGCAGCACGGCCCGTCCGGGTGCCGGATGCTGCGTGACGCCCTGCTGGCCAGGTACGGACGCCAGGGGGTGCTGCAGGACCAGCAGAACCTGGGCAAGGCGTTCATCTCCCTGTCCCAGCCGCGGGAGACCGGCGCGGAGACGTTCGAGTACCGGCTCACCCTCGACGTCGAGGGCAAGGCTGCGTTGGAGGCCGCGCTGGGGCCGTTGTCGGCCCCGAAGCCGGTCGACGGCGAACGCGACCTGCGCAGCAGCGACCGTCGCCGCGGCGACGCCTTGGTGACGTTGGCGCGGCGGGCGGTGGCGGCCGGGGACGAGGCGGGCAGGACGAACAAGACCACCCTGCTGCTGACCATGAGCTACGACGACCTCAGGAACCGACTAGGCGCGGCCACCACCCTGGGCGGGCTGGACGCCGGCACCCACCTGGCCCCGGAGACCGTGCGCCGGTTGTGCTGCGACGGCTCCGTGATCCCGATCGTGCTGAACGGTCGGGGTGAGGTCGTGGACTGGGGCCTGGAGAAGCGGTACCTCAGCGACGCCCAGACCAAGCGGCTCTGGCTCCGCGACGGCGGGTGCACCTACCCCGGTTGTGACGCCCCGCCGCAGTGGACCGACGCCCACCACCTCGTGCACTGGGCAGATGCCGGCCCCTCGAACCTGGGCAACGCGGCCCTGCTGTGCGAGCGGCACCACACGGTCGTGCACAACCGCCGCTACGCCGGCCGGGTCGTCAAGGACGCGCCCGGGGAACGGGTCGAATGGGACCTCACCCGGGGCTCCTACGACGAGCTCCTCGCCCGACGCGCCGCGCAGGAGCCAGCGTGA
- a CDS encoding DUF2505 domain-containing protein has translation MKISHTVEFPAPPHEVFEMLAEPRFQEAKCGATAALEHAVSVELSGDRTIIKTERVLPTHGFPDFAKSMVGETLKVAETQDWGPAMPDGSREGSIKLHIHGAPITLGGKLRLQPGGAGTVQHIDADLKAHVPLLGGKIEKAAAPPIEAAIEIEHQTGVKWLSGEQG, from the coding sequence GTGAAGATCTCGCACACCGTCGAGTTCCCCGCCCCGCCCCACGAGGTCTTCGAGATGCTGGCGGAGCCGCGGTTCCAGGAGGCCAAGTGCGGTGCGACCGCGGCGCTCGAGCACGCCGTCTCGGTCGAGCTGTCGGGTGACCGCACCATCATCAAGACCGAGCGGGTCCTTCCGACGCACGGCTTCCCCGACTTCGCGAAGTCGATGGTGGGCGAGACCCTCAAGGTGGCCGAGACCCAGGACTGGGGTCCGGCGATGCCAGACGGCAGCAGGGAGGGGTCCATCAAGCTGCACATCCACGGCGCCCCCATCACGCTGGGCGGCAAGCTCCGGCTCCAGCCGGGCGGTGCGGGCACGGTCCAGCACATCGACGCCGACCTCAAGGCTCACGTGCCGCTCCTCGGGGGCAAGATCGAGAAGGCCGCGGCCCCGCCGATCGAGGCCGCCATCGAGATCGAGCACCAGACCGGCGTGAAGTGGCTGAGCGGCGAGCAGGGCTGA
- the pruA gene encoding L-glutamate gamma-semialdehyde dehydrogenase: MDAVTQVPAPVNEPVLDYAPGSPERAALEVALAELGSDRIDLPHTIAGKRVMGTGKKIDVRQPHAKRKVLGTMRNATVDDARAAVDAAKAAAPGWRALSFDDRAAILLKAAELLSGPWRARLNAATMLGQSKTAYQAEIDAACELIDFWRINVHFARQILAEQPLLNSKGIWNRTDHRPLEGFVYAITPFNFTAIAGNLPTAPALMGNTVVWKPSPTQQFAAQLTLELLEAAGMPPGVINMVTGDGINVSKVALTDPDLAGIHFTGSTATFQHLWQEVGANLTTYRTYPRLVGETGGKDFILAHPSADPDVLRTAMIRGAFEYQGQKCSAASRAYVPKSLWKRIKADLVSITEGLKQGDVTDLSNFMGAVIDERAFGKHAAAIDRAHATSGVDVVAGGKYDDSEGYFVRPTVLEIADPTDESFRTEYFGPILSVHVYPDRQYDKVLDQMEAFAPYGLTGSIIAQDRVAIADATERLRFAAGNFYVNDKPTGAVVGQQPFGGGRASGTNDKAGAAQNLLRWTSARSIKETFNPPTAHEYPHMG; encoded by the coding sequence ATGGATGCCGTCACCCAGGTGCCCGCCCCCGTCAACGAGCCGGTGCTCGACTACGCGCCCGGCAGCCCCGAGCGGGCCGCCCTCGAGGTGGCGCTCGCCGAGCTCGGCAGCGACCGGATCGACCTGCCGCACACCATCGCCGGCAAGCGGGTGATGGGCACGGGCAAGAAGATCGACGTGCGCCAGCCGCACGCCAAGCGCAAGGTCCTCGGCACCATGCGCAACGCCACCGTCGACGACGCCCGCGCGGCCGTCGACGCCGCCAAGGCCGCCGCCCCCGGCTGGCGCGCGCTCTCCTTCGACGACCGCGCCGCCATCCTCCTCAAGGCCGCCGAGCTGCTCTCCGGCCCGTGGCGCGCCCGGCTCAACGCCGCGACCATGCTGGGCCAGTCCAAGACCGCCTACCAGGCGGAGATCGACGCGGCCTGCGAGCTCATCGACTTCTGGCGCATCAACGTGCACTTCGCGCGCCAGATCCTCGCCGAGCAGCCGCTGCTCAACTCCAAGGGCATCTGGAACCGCACCGACCACCGCCCGCTCGAGGGCTTCGTCTACGCGATCACCCCGTTCAACTTCACCGCCATCGCCGGCAACCTGCCGACCGCCCCGGCGCTGATGGGCAACACGGTCGTGTGGAAGCCGTCGCCGACCCAGCAGTTCGCGGCTCAGCTGACCCTCGAGCTGCTCGAGGCCGCCGGCATGCCGCCCGGCGTCATCAACATGGTGACCGGCGACGGCATCAACGTCTCCAAGGTCGCCCTCACCGACCCCGACCTCGCGGGCATCCACTTCACCGGTTCGACCGCGACGTTCCAGCACCTGTGGCAGGAGGTCGGCGCCAACCTGACCACCTACCGCACCTACCCGCGCCTGGTGGGGGAGACCGGTGGCAAGGACTTCATCCTCGCCCACCCCTCCGCCGACCCCGACGTGCTGCGCACCGCGATGATCCGCGGCGCCTTCGAGTACCAGGGCCAGAAGTGCTCCGCCGCCTCGCGGGCCTACGTGCCGAAGTCGCTGTGGAAGCGCATCAAGGCCGACCTGGTCTCGATCACCGAGGGCCTGAAGCAGGGTGACGTCACCGACCTGTCGAACTTCATGGGCGCGGTCATCGACGAGCGCGCGTTCGGCAAGCACGCGGCCGCGATCGACCGGGCGCACGCCACCTCAGGTGTCGACGTGGTCGCGGGCGGCAAGTACGACGACAGCGAGGGGTACTTCGTGCGCCCCACCGTGCTCGAGATCGCCGACCCGACCGACGAGTCGTTCAGGACGGAGTACTTCGGTCCGATCCTGTCGGTGCACGTCTACCCCGACCGCCAGTACGACAAGGTGCTCGACCAGATGGAGGCCTTCGCGCCCTACGGCCTGACCGGCTCGATCATCGCCCAGGACCGGGTCGCCATCGCCGACGCGACCGAGCGCCTGCGCTTCGCCGCCGGCAACTTCTACGTCAACGACAAGCCGACCGGCGCCGTCGTGGGCCAGCAGCCGTTCGGCGGCGGTCGCGCCTCCGGCACCAACGACAAGGCGGGCGCTGCGCAGAACCTGCTGCGCTGGACCTCGGCGCGCTCCATCAAGGAGACGTTCAACCCGCCGACCGCGCACGAGTACCCGCACATGGGCTGA
- a CDS encoding alpha/beta hydrolase translates to MPPLEFPPELTVHDFGGPEGATTLVLMHGLTDSGECWTDAAARWVPRYRVLAWDARGHGTSARFTREQLDAGVGETMLADAVVLLEALREQGVERPVLVGHSMGGGTAGSVAATRPDLVRATVLEDPALGEDPTESMDDRLLVGDQRVTDAQEWHDDPEGALAKGMADNEGWPPSEYAGWARAKTRTDLAMLATGQARVRRTWQEVASEIAVPSLVLTCDDPLLWDDARRDELRGLGNPNLQVEKVDGADHCIRRSKPDAFHRLVDPWLEQHA, encoded by the coding sequence ATGCCGCCACTGGAGTTTCCGCCCGAGCTCACCGTCCACGACTTCGGGGGGCCGGAGGGAGCCACCACGCTGGTGCTCATGCACGGGCTCACCGACTCCGGCGAGTGCTGGACCGACGCGGCGGCCCGGTGGGTGCCGCGCTACCGGGTGCTCGCCTGGGACGCGCGCGGCCACGGGACCTCGGCGCGGTTCACGCGTGAGCAGCTCGACGCCGGAGTCGGCGAGACGATGCTCGCCGACGCGGTGGTGCTGCTCGAGGCCCTGCGCGAGCAGGGGGTCGAGCGACCGGTGCTCGTCGGCCACTCGATGGGCGGCGGCACCGCCGGCTCGGTCGCGGCCACCCGGCCCGACCTCGTGCGCGCCACGGTGCTCGAGGACCCCGCGCTGGGCGAGGACCCCACCGAGTCGATGGACGACCGGCTGCTCGTGGGCGACCAGCGGGTGACCGACGCGCAGGAGTGGCACGACGACCCGGAGGGGGCACTGGCCAAGGGGATGGCGGACAACGAGGGCTGGCCGCCCTCGGAGTATGCCGGCTGGGCCAGGGCCAAGACCCGGACCGACCTCGCGATGCTCGCCACCGGCCAGGCGCGCGTCCGCCGCACGTGGCAGGAGGTGGCGTCCGAGATCGCCGTCCCGTCACTGGTGCTCACCTGCGACGACCCGCTGCTGTGGGACGACGCGAGGCGCGACGAGCTGCGGGGCCTGGGCAACCCGAACCTGCAGGTGGAGAAGGTCGACGGAGCCGACCACTGCATCCGCCGGTCGAAGCCGGACGCCTTCCACCGCCTGGTCGACCCGTGGCTGGAGCAGCACGCGTGA
- a CDS encoding SprT-like domain-containing protein yields the protein MQTRDALALARTLVAAHGLRGWTVALDRAKTRAGACHYGKRLITLSGPLTRLHSEADVRDTILHEIAHALVGPKHRHDEVWRATAVKIGCTGQRCVPPDAPKVAGDWLGTCPAGHEVHRHRRPQRPQSCSRCRPSFDLRHLFAWTHRGRAVAMSASYEAQLAAVRRREAEAAAARAPATDLWGGAGAALGQSRQPGPAGTKAVARLAPGTRARCLAPGKYYGVVGEVVKRGRTRYHLKVRAGILTVPFPLVEAA from the coding sequence ATGCAGACCCGCGACGCCCTCGCCCTGGCTCGCACCCTGGTCGCCGCGCACGGGCTGCGGGGCTGGACGGTGGCTCTCGACCGCGCCAAGACCAGGGCCGGCGCGTGCCACTACGGCAAGCGGCTGATCACCCTGAGCGGCCCCTTGACGCGGCTGCACTCCGAGGCCGACGTGCGCGACACCATCCTCCACGAGATCGCGCACGCCCTCGTGGGGCCGAAGCACCGCCACGACGAGGTGTGGCGGGCCACCGCTGTGAAGATCGGGTGCACCGGGCAGCGGTGCGTGCCCCCCGACGCGCCGAAGGTGGCCGGCGACTGGCTCGGCACCTGCCCTGCCGGGCACGAGGTGCACCGGCACCGCCGTCCGCAGCGGCCCCAGTCCTGCTCCCGATGCCGGCCGTCGTTCGACCTGCGCCACCTCTTCGCGTGGACCCACCGCGGCCGCGCCGTGGCGATGTCGGCGTCCTACGAAGCGCAGCTGGCCGCCGTGCGGCGGCGGGAGGCGGAGGCCGCGGCGGCACGGGCCCCCGCGACCGACCTCTGGGGTGGGGCCGGGGCTGCCCTGGGGCAGTCGCGCCAGCCGGGCCCGGCAGGCACGAAGGCGGTGGCTCGTCTGGCACCCGGCACCCGGGCCCGCTGCCTGGCGCCGGGCAAGTACTACGGCGTCGTCGGCGAGGTGGTCAAGCGCGGCCGCACGCGCTACCACCTCAAGGTGCGGGCCGGCATCCTCACCGTGCCGTTCCCGCTCGTCGAGGCGGCATAG
- a CDS encoding patatin-like phospholipase family protein, which produces MSTELVPTDAGRPRRGLVLGGGGVLGAAWMVGALKALEDELGMDARHFDEYVGTSAGAVLTALLGCGVSVGDLVRHQLEGTIDVGPLAGYEWDYHRDTGGDRPPRPRVSLGSPELLRANARQLRQLPPTAVLSAIVPEGRGSIEAVGALVSWVAGDAWAPRDGVCVVALDFDAGQRVAFGREGAPPAPLSSAVMASCAIPGWYQPVRLGERRYIDGGAWSSTNLDLMAGLGLDEVYVLAPSVSFVRDAPKHWRTRVERQWRNRVTQRCLRELRRVHREGTHVTVLGPGEEDLEAFGANLMDVGRRPRVIETSLRTSAHSLRDPAPLPDATDFEDVG; this is translated from the coding sequence GTGAGCACCGAGCTCGTTCCCACCGACGCCGGACGCCCTCGGCGGGGGCTCGTGCTGGGCGGCGGGGGCGTGCTCGGCGCGGCGTGGATGGTGGGGGCGCTCAAGGCGCTCGAGGACGAGCTGGGCATGGACGCCCGTCACTTCGACGAGTACGTCGGCACATCGGCCGGCGCCGTGCTCACGGCGCTGCTCGGCTGCGGGGTCTCGGTTGGAGACCTCGTGCGCCACCAGCTCGAGGGGACCATCGACGTGGGGCCGCTCGCGGGCTACGAGTGGGACTACCACCGCGACACCGGCGGCGACCGGCCGCCGCGGCCGCGGGTCAGCCTCGGCTCGCCCGAGCTGCTGCGCGCCAACGCCCGCCAGCTGCGCCAGCTCCCGCCGACCGCGGTGCTGTCCGCGATCGTGCCCGAGGGCCGGGGCAGCATCGAGGCGGTCGGGGCGCTCGTCTCCTGGGTGGCGGGGGACGCCTGGGCGCCCCGCGACGGCGTGTGCGTCGTGGCTCTGGACTTCGATGCCGGTCAGCGGGTGGCGTTCGGCCGCGAGGGCGCTCCTCCCGCGCCGCTGTCGTCGGCGGTGATGGCCTCGTGCGCCATCCCGGGCTGGTACCAGCCGGTGCGGTTGGGCGAGCGCCGCTACATCGACGGCGGGGCGTGGTCGTCGACCAACCTCGACCTGATGGCCGGCCTGGGCCTCGACGAGGTCTACGTGCTGGCGCCCTCGGTGAGCTTCGTCCGGGACGCGCCCAAGCACTGGAGGACCCGGGTGGAGCGGCAGTGGCGCAACCGGGTGACCCAGCGCTGCCTGCGCGAGCTGCGCCGGGTGCACCGGGAGGGGACCCACGTCACCGTGCTCGGTCCGGGCGAGGAGGACCTCGAGGCGTTCGGCGCCAACCTCATGGACGTGGGGCGGCGGCCGCGCGTCATCGAGACGTCCCTGCGAACATCGGCGCACTCCCTGCGCGACCCGGCGCCCCTGCCGGACGCCACCGACTTCGAGGATGTGGGATGA
- a CDS encoding wax ester/triacylglycerol synthase family O-acyltransferase produces MPDRLSSLDASFLYLEDATTPMHVGSVMVFDPPDDGFDYDRLVQLISQRIAFVPRYRQRIRQIPGRLANPVWVDDEDFDVTYHVRRSALPRPGTDEQLQEFVARIQPRPLDRHRPLWEVYLVEGLEDGRFAIVTKSHQALVDGVHAVDIAHVIVDDDPAAEGLVTDTWRPSHEPSDIELLTGALVDAVRRPSEIVENVRGGIVDLKAVGGRALSAAGHVVSTLARTATRPAPTSPLNASVGEARRYVMIGTDLDDYKKVRSKLARGNYADDVTINDVILATISGAFRSWLLTRGEAVHSGTTVRAMVPVSVYDEEQTHHAGTRLKACFVDLPVGEPGASMRLHQIAFAMRQQMEGGQAVGADSLAELAGFAPPTLHSLGARLGSAVSRRLFNVVITNVPGPQQALYAGDAKMVATYPVMPLAKGQGLSIGLTSYDGGVYYGLNADRDAMPDIDVLGQGVVDSLGELLESKSSQR; encoded by the coding sequence GTGCCCGACCGCCTGAGCTCGCTCGACGCGTCCTTCCTCTACCTGGAGGATGCGACCACGCCCATGCACGTCGGCTCGGTCATGGTGTTCGACCCTCCGGACGACGGCTTCGACTACGACCGTCTGGTGCAGCTCATCTCGCAGCGCATCGCCTTCGTGCCGCGGTACCGGCAGCGGATCCGGCAGATCCCCGGGCGCCTGGCGAACCCGGTGTGGGTCGACGACGAGGACTTCGACGTCACCTACCACGTGCGCCGGTCGGCCCTGCCCCGCCCGGGCACCGACGAGCAGCTGCAGGAGTTCGTCGCCCGGATCCAGCCGCGTCCCCTCGATCGCCACCGACCGCTGTGGGAGGTCTACCTCGTCGAGGGCCTCGAGGACGGACGCTTCGCGATCGTGACCAAGTCGCACCAGGCGCTGGTCGACGGGGTGCACGCCGTCGACATCGCCCACGTCATCGTCGACGACGACCCGGCGGCCGAGGGCCTGGTCACCGACACGTGGCGGCCGTCGCACGAGCCGAGCGACATCGAGCTGCTCACCGGTGCGCTGGTCGACGCCGTGCGCCGCCCCAGCGAGATCGTCGAGAACGTGCGGGGCGGCATCGTCGACCTGAAGGCCGTCGGCGGCAGGGCCCTGTCGGCAGCCGGCCACGTCGTGTCGACGCTCGCGCGCACCGCGACCCGCCCGGCGCCCACCTCACCGCTCAACGCCTCGGTGGGCGAGGCCCGCCGCTACGTGATGATCGGCACGGACCTCGACGACTACAAGAAGGTGCGCAGCAAGCTGGCCCGCGGCAACTACGCCGACGACGTCACCATCAACGACGTCATCCTGGCGACGATCTCCGGCGCCTTCCGGTCGTGGCTGCTCACGCGCGGCGAGGCCGTGCACTCGGGCACGACGGTGCGGGCGATGGTGCCGGTCAGCGTCTACGACGAGGAGCAGACGCACCATGCTGGTACCCGCCTGAAGGCGTGCTTCGTCGACCTGCCGGTGGGGGAGCCGGGCGCCTCCATGCGGCTGCACCAGATCGCCTTCGCGATGCGCCAGCAGATGGAGGGCGGGCAGGCCGTGGGTGCCGACTCGCTCGCCGAGCTCGCGGGCTTCGCCCCGCCCACGCTGCACTCGCTCGGTGCCCGCCTCGGCAGCGCCGTGTCGCGGCGGCTGTTCAACGTCGTCATCACCAACGTCCCCGGTCCGCAGCAGGCCCTGTATGCCGGTGACGCCAAGATGGTGGCCACCTACCCGGTGATGCCACTCGCCAAGGGACAGGGGCTGTCGATCGGCCTGACCTCCTACGACGGCGGGGTCTACTACGGCCTCAACGCCGACCGCGACGCGATGCCCGACATCGATGTGCTCGGCCAGGGAGTCGTCGACTCCCTCGGCGAGCTCCTCGAGAGCAAGTCGAGTCAGCGGTAG